The sequence CGTACTGGATCGAGCCCACGACCGGCTCGCCGGTCAAGCAGGAGCAGCAGCGCCACGACGTCCTGAAGACCCAGGACGGCGCCCACAGCATCATCGCCTTCGCGGCGACTGCCAAGATGACCCCGGAGACGGTCAACGAGCTGGTGGAGAACGCCACCGAGGGAAAGAGCCAGATCACCATGCTCAAGGTGACGATCCCGCTCGTCCTGCTGCTGGTCGGCGCCCTCCTGCTGGTCGCCGGGTTCGTCGTGACCCGGGGCGGCGGCAGGTCCTGACCGGGCCCGGCGGCACCGACGAAATGTTCTAGACTAGAACGCGTTGCAGTTTGCTGGGCGCGGGCCGTACCGTGGGCGCATGCGGACACGTGTCACGGACATGCTCGGGATCGAGCTTCCGATCTTCGCGTTCAGCCACTGCCGGGATGTCGTCGCCGCGGTCAGCCGCGCCGGCGGGATGGGCGTCCTCGGCGCCCTCTACTTCACCCCGGAAGAGCTCGAAATGGAGCTCAAGTGGATCGACGACCACGTCGACGGCAGGCCGTACGGTGTCGACGTGGTCATGCCCGCCTCCTACGAGGGCGCCGACATGGGCGTCGACTCCGCCGAGGACCTGGTGGGACGGCTCCAGGGGATGATCCCCGACGGCCACCGCAAATTCGTCGACGACCTGCTGGCCGCGCACGGCGTCGCGGAGCTGTCCGGCTCCGACGCCGGCAAGGTCCTGCTCGGCTGGACCGACGCCACCGCCCGGCCACAGGTCGAGGTGGCGCTGAGGCACCCGATCGCGCTGCTGGCCAACGCCCTCGGCCCGCCGCCCGCCGACGTGGTCGAGCTGGCCCACGCCAGGGGGGTGAAGGTGGCGGCGCTGGCGTCCACCCCGAGGCACGCCGTCAAGCAGGTCGAGGTCGGCGTGGACATCGTCGTCGCCCAGGGCACCGAGGCGGGTGGGCACACCGGTGAGATCTCCACGATGGTGCTCATCCCGCAGGTCGTGGACGCGGTGGACGTGCCGGTGCTGGCCGCCGGCGGCATCGGCGACGGGCGCCAGATGGCGGCGGGCATGGCGCTCGGGGCCGAGGGCGTGTGGACCGGGTCCATCTGGCTGACCGTGGAGGAGGCCGACACCCCCGAGATGGCCAGGCGGCGCATCCTGGAGGCCACCTCCCGCGACACCGTGCGCTCGCGCTCGTGGACGGGCAAGCCCGCCCGGCTGCTCAAGAACGAGTGGACCGACGCCTGGGAGGCCGCCGACTCGCCCGGGACGCTTCCGATGCCGCTGCAGTTCATGCTGGTCTCCGACGCGCTGCGGAGGATCGGCCGGTCCGACGCCGCCGAGCTGGCCACCTTCCCGGCCGGCCAGATCATCGGGACGATGAACCAGGTGAGGCCGGCCAAGGACGTCGTCTTCACGATGGTCGAGCAGTACATCGAGGCCACCGAACGCCTGGGGCGTCTTACTCAGGAATAGGGCATCGGCGCGGCTGTGCTGGGGGTTCCGCTGTTCCTGAGGTGTTTCCGGGGTGGGTGTTCTGGGTTTCGCCGTTCGCGCTGCGGTGGGTGGGTGTTCCGGCCGGCCGTCGCAGTTACCGTCTCGTTTTTCAGGCCTCCGGCCTGGCGGGCGCGGTGGTTGCGCTTTTTTACAAGCCGGCCGGAACACCCACCCACCTCCGCGCCAGACTGTCTCGCCGTACGGCGTGCGGGCCGTAGCCGCTCGCTCTCGGGCCGCCCATGGATCCCGCTGACGCTGAAGCAATCCGTGCGGGACCGTTCAGGGCCGATCACCGTAGCTGACGCGTATCTCTCCGACCAGTGCAGGGCCGATCGCCGTGGAAGCGGTGTCCTCGCTGCTTACGGCACGTTCGTCCTATCCGGTCTGACCAGCGTCATCGTGGTCGGTTTCGCGTTGGCGGTCTTCGTGCTCCTCTTGCTGTTACGTCCCGAGACGACCCGCTGGTTCAAGCGGTAGGAACGCGCACCGACCCAGCCCGTCGTCATCATCGGCGGGTCCCGGTTCTCCTCGGAGAGGCTCTCCCGGTCTCCGGGGCGATCCCAACGGTCAGCGCATTCACGCACTCGTCACCCGACGAGGCATCTGGTGAGCCTTCTGCGGAAACATCAGCGGTTGATCACGCAGGACTGGCACCATGAGCACCCGGAGCCTCCGCGCTGATCATGTCTAGGGGTGCGAGGATGGGCACCATGAGCATCAACCGCCAGGATGAGATGTTGAAAGAGCTGGAGCGAGCGATACAAGGGTTGGAAACCCCTGACGCGTTGTCGATCAGGAAGGCGTCGGTCGAGCCCTATATCGACGCGGACGGGGAGCCGGCGCTCAGGGCCCTGCTCGTTGTTGAGGGGGTGGGTGAGGGAGGCTGGCCGGCCGATCTGACCCATTCGTTTCGTCGGCAGGTGAACCGGCTCGCGGCCGAAAAGAATCTGGATGAGTATGTGTATGTGACGCTCTTCACCGAGCAGGAATTCCAGGACCGGGAGCGCGCGGACGATATGGCGGAATACGACAGCACGACCGCCATTGATCGCGCTTTACGCGAAGATCAGCAGGGCGGGCAGTGAGGCGAGACTTCAAGGCGGAAGACCACCTCCACCTCGCCGACACACTCGCCGGCCGTACGGCAGGCCGTGGCCGTCCTCGCACCGCTTACCTCAGGCGCGCGACGTCT comes from Streptosporangium roseum DSM 43021 and encodes:
- a CDS encoding NAD(P)H-dependent flavin oxidoreductase, which translates into the protein MRTRVTDMLGIELPIFAFSHCRDVVAAVSRAGGMGVLGALYFTPEELEMELKWIDDHVDGRPYGVDVVMPASYEGADMGVDSAEDLVGRLQGMIPDGHRKFVDDLLAAHGVAELSGSDAGKVLLGWTDATARPQVEVALRHPIALLANALGPPPADVVELAHARGVKVAALASTPRHAVKQVEVGVDIVVAQGTEAGGHTGEISTMVLIPQVVDAVDVPVLAAGGIGDGRQMAAGMALGAEGVWTGSIWLTVEEADTPEMARRRILEATSRDTVRSRSWTGKPARLLKNEWTDAWEAADSPGTLPMPLQFMLVSDALRRIGRSDAAELATFPAGQIIGTMNQVRPAKDVVFTMVEQYIEATERLGRLTQE